A region from the Achromobacter seleniivolatilans genome encodes:
- a CDS encoding ABC transporter ATP-binding protein, translated as MNQKQNTTPVGLTAQAVSRHYAGVRAVHDVSFHLAPGQTLALIGPNGAGKSTLIQLLSGVARPSAGSIFLDGKRIDRLPPERICRMGLGRSFQTSRVFPALTVWESVLLGTQAAALRQLGGGLLNPLSEALGALVRSRGWRKRTGIQHERAEYAMRLFGDRLWQRRDAPAYSLSYANRRRLELARVLAGDPRYVLLDEPAAGMNPTETGELTELLLTLRRTHPELGLLVVEHKLSLVRQVADHLVVLNQGQVLAEGAPAQTLDDPAVIEAYLGRVRTRPSESDAHLG; from the coding sequence ATGAATCAAAAACAGAATACAACGCCGGTCGGTCTGACGGCGCAGGCCGTGTCGCGCCATTACGCCGGTGTGCGCGCGGTGCATGACGTCAGCTTCCATCTGGCGCCGGGGCAGACGTTGGCCCTGATCGGCCCGAACGGCGCAGGAAAATCCACGCTGATTCAGTTACTTAGCGGCGTTGCCCGGCCCAGCGCCGGTTCGATATTTTTGGACGGCAAGCGTATTGATCGCCTGCCGCCCGAGCGCATTTGCCGCATGGGACTGGGCCGCAGTTTTCAGACCTCGCGGGTGTTTCCTGCCTTGACCGTATGGGAAAGCGTGCTGCTGGGCACGCAGGCGGCGGCGTTGCGCCAGCTTGGCGGCGGCTTGCTCAATCCGCTGTCCGAAGCGCTGGGCGCTCTTGTCCGCTCGCGGGGATGGCGCAAGCGCACAGGCATCCAGCACGAACGTGCGGAGTACGCAATGCGGTTATTTGGTGATCGCCTGTGGCAGCGCCGCGACGCGCCTGCCTATAGCCTGTCTTACGCGAATCGCCGGCGCCTGGAGCTGGCCCGAGTATTGGCGGGCGATCCGCGTTATGTGTTGCTGGACGAACCGGCCGCTGGCATGAATCCCACGGAAACGGGCGAACTGACGGAGCTGCTGCTGACCTTGCGCCGCACTCATCCCGAGCTTGGCCTGTTGGTGGTGGAACACAAACTGTCGCTCGTGCGGCAGGTGGCGGATCACCTGGTGGTGCTGAACCAGGGGCAGGTGTTGGCCGAAGGCGCGCCTGCGCAAACTTTGGATGATCCGGCGGTGATCGAAGCTTATCTGGGACGGGTTCGCACCCGCCCGTCGGAATCGGATGCGCATCTTGGCTGA
- a CDS encoding ABC transporter substrate-binding protein, translating to MSRRYSRPLFAALSSLLTASALAADPVSIGFFSHLSGNFAQYGISFQEGVNLYLDEVKAAGGIEGRPVKLIVEDDRNSPQEAATVARKIAETPGVVLAIGSWSTTASVAAAPIFTEAKIPQISPTASHPDFSKLSPYQFRQNNTDDVLAQYNADTIQKQLKAKTVVIPYSQDDWGLYTGKATAAAIVKGGGQVLLTEAVVAGAKDFRPLVSKIKSLKPEGVFLALPYQEASIFLQQLRQAGVDIPVGGGIPLTSPKFLELSGKAAEGVELHTLFFAGNPKTAAFTEAYRKKYNRTPDQFAALAYDATGVGVAAIRRVIQSGKPLTGQAVRDELANGAAYQGITGVTKYENGNVRKDPVFIKVSNGQFQID from the coding sequence ATGTCCCGTCGCTACTCCCGCCCGCTGTTCGCAGCGTTGTCTTCGCTTCTGACTGCGTCCGCGCTGGCTGCTGACCCTGTCAGCATCGGTTTCTTTTCTCACCTGTCCGGCAACTTCGCCCAATACGGCATCAGCTTCCAGGAAGGGGTGAACCTGTACCTGGACGAAGTGAAAGCCGCGGGCGGCATCGAAGGCCGTCCGGTAAAGCTCATCGTTGAAGACGATCGCAACTCTCCGCAGGAAGCCGCCACAGTAGCGCGCAAAATTGCTGAAACTCCGGGTGTGGTGCTGGCCATCGGCTCCTGGTCCACCACGGCTTCCGTCGCGGCGGCGCCCATCTTTACTGAAGCGAAGATTCCGCAGATCAGCCCGACCGCATCGCATCCCGACTTCTCCAAATTAAGCCCCTATCAATTCCGCCAGAACAACACGGATGACGTGCTGGCGCAGTACAACGCCGACACGATTCAAAAGCAGTTGAAGGCCAAGACTGTTGTCATTCCTTACTCGCAAGACGATTGGGGCCTCTACACCGGCAAGGCCACGGCTGCCGCCATCGTCAAGGGCGGCGGACAAGTGCTGCTGACCGAAGCCGTGGTGGCAGGCGCGAAGGACTTCCGGCCCTTGGTCAGCAAGATCAAATCGCTCAAGCCGGAAGGCGTGTTCCTGGCGCTGCCGTATCAGGAAGCGTCCATCTTCTTGCAGCAACTGCGCCAGGCTGGCGTCGACATTCCGGTGGGCGGCGGTATTCCGTTGACCTCGCCCAAGTTCCTGGAACTGAGCGGCAAGGCCGCCGAAGGCGTAGAACTGCACACCTTGTTCTTTGCAGGCAACCCGAAGACAGCGGCTTTCACCGAGGCCTATCGTAAAAAGTACAACCGCACGCCAGATCAGTTCGCCGCACTGGCCTATGACGCCACGGGCGTTGGCGTTGCCGCGATCCGCCGCGTGATTCAGTCGGGCAAGCCGCTGACCGGACAGGCCGTGCGCGACGAACTGGCCAACGGTGCGGCCTATCAAGGCATTACCGGCGTGACCAAGTACGAAAACGGCAACGTCCGCAAGGACCCGGTGTTCATCAAGGTCAGCAACGGCCAGTTCCAGATCGACTGA
- a CDS encoding ABC transporter permease, which produces MELFFSQVLNGLAIGQVYALIALGFSLVFGVANLINFAQGALFMLGAFLAFTGVSFGLPLWVAAILSVLATTVLGMLLERVALRPLENAPYIAPLLSTLAISMVLDQLAEIIWSPEGQVFALPYEEKTFFVGGAYIGSTDILIFGFGLAATAALTWFLRSTWTGRSLRATAQDRDAASQLGVRTGQVKQLAFGLAGALGALSGILVAMYFKSVFPQMGLPFGLKGFAAALLGGLSSIPGAVLGGLLLGVAETLASAYLGEGYRDLVAYALLLLFLLVRPQGLLGDRRLEALGGVSGASGPMPTTSLLASSSSQRAAWRSYRLQPRGYLMAGVVFALLPLLTQSGYVLQAFSYALIFALLAASVTLVSGALGVLSLGHAAFYGVGAYAVAILAKQYGWPVELALPAAALITAAVAVLAALPLRKLNGHTAALGTLAIGQVGFLVFMTWIDLTRGPMGMPGIPAPRLALAGDLRLGSVSHKYWLVVAVTAMGLFLAERLLRSDIGRAWRGIREDRLAAHTSGLPVLRYLLLGFAVSGALAGLAGGLFAYVQSVVSPDSFSVQASLLLLAMAVLGGLGNLAGAAVAGIALTLLPELLRPFADWRMIAYGVLLLLMLRWRPQGLLGAH; this is translated from the coding sequence ATGGAATTGTTCTTCAGCCAGGTACTAAACGGTCTGGCAATCGGTCAGGTGTATGCCTTGATCGCGCTTGGGTTTTCGCTGGTATTCGGCGTTGCCAATCTGATCAACTTCGCCCAGGGCGCGCTCTTCATGCTGGGCGCATTCCTGGCATTCACCGGGGTGTCATTCGGGCTGCCTTTGTGGGTGGCGGCAATTTTGTCGGTGCTGGCGACCACGGTGCTGGGTATGTTGCTTGAGCGCGTGGCGTTGCGTCCGCTGGAGAACGCGCCCTACATCGCGCCGTTGCTGTCGACATTGGCGATCAGCATGGTTCTCGACCAGCTCGCGGAAATTATCTGGTCGCCGGAAGGGCAGGTGTTTGCGCTGCCTTACGAAGAAAAGACCTTCTTCGTGGGCGGCGCCTACATCGGCAGCACGGATATTCTGATTTTCGGGTTCGGTCTTGCGGCGACGGCCGCCTTGACCTGGTTCTTGCGCAGCACCTGGACGGGGCGTAGTTTGCGCGCCACCGCCCAAGACCGCGACGCGGCCTCCCAATTGGGCGTGCGCACGGGTCAGGTCAAGCAACTGGCGTTTGGCCTGGCGGGTGCGCTGGGCGCACTCAGCGGCATTTTGGTGGCGATGTACTTCAAGAGCGTTTTTCCGCAAATGGGGTTGCCGTTCGGGCTGAAAGGTTTTGCCGCGGCGCTGCTTGGGGGCTTGTCCAGCATCCCCGGCGCGGTGCTGGGCGGTCTGCTCCTGGGCGTGGCCGAGACGCTTGCCAGTGCTTATCTGGGCGAGGGGTATCGTGATCTGGTGGCTTACGCGCTGTTGCTGTTGTTCTTGCTGGTGCGGCCGCAAGGCCTGCTTGGCGACCGGCGGCTGGAAGCCTTGGGCGGCGTGTCGGGCGCATCTGGGCCAATGCCAACCACAAGTTTGCTGGCGTCTTCGTCGAGCCAGCGCGCGGCGTGGCGTTCGTACCGGCTACAGCCTCGCGGCTATTTGATGGCGGGTGTGGTCTTTGCGCTGTTGCCGCTGCTCACGCAGAGCGGCTATGTCTTGCAAGCCTTTTCCTACGCGTTGATTTTCGCCTTGCTGGCAGCCAGCGTGACGCTGGTGTCAGGCGCTCTGGGCGTGCTGTCCCTGGGACATGCGGCGTTTTACGGTGTGGGCGCGTATGCGGTGGCCATTCTGGCCAAGCAGTATGGCTGGCCTGTGGAATTGGCCTTGCCCGCAGCGGCGTTGATAACGGCTGCCGTGGCAGTGTTGGCGGCGCTGCCGTTGCGCAAGCTGAATGGCCATACCGCGGCGTTAGGCACGCTGGCTATCGGGCAGGTGGGTTTTCTGGTGTTCATGACATGGATCGATCTGACGCGCGGCCCGATGGGTATGCCCGGCATTCCAGCGCCCCGGTTGGCGCTGGCGGGTGATCTGCGCTTGGGCAGCGTGTCGCACAAGTATTGGCTGGTGGTTGCAGTGACGGCAATGGGCCTGTTTCTGGCCGAGCGCCTGCTCCGTTCGGATATTGGACGCGCATGGCGCGGTATCCGTGAAGACCGGCTGGCGGCGCATACCAGCGGACTGCCAGTGCTGCGGTATCTCTTGCTGGGGTTTGCGGTTTCGGGCGCGTTGGCGGGTCTGGCAGGCGGGCTGTTTGCCTATGTGCAGTCCGTGGTCAGTCCCGACAGCTTCTCGGTTCAAGCGTCGCTGTTGCTGCTGGCGATGGCGGTTCTTGGCGGATTGGGCAATTTGGCAGGAGCCGCCGTTGCGGGTATTGCGCTGACCTTGCTGCCTGAATTGCTCAGGCCGTTTGCGGACTGGCGAATGATCGCCTATGGCGTGCTGCTGTTGTTGATGCTGCGGTGGCGGCCCCAAGGCTTGCTGGGAGCGCATTGA
- a CDS encoding ABC transporter ATP-binding protein — translation MADTLSIHAAPPLLAIAGLDVHYGAVQALFGVSLHVQRGEVVAVLGGNACGKSTTLKSVLGLVRPSAGSIHLRGLPIHGQAPADVIAQGVASVPEGRRVFPEMSVQENLLMGAWPRRAQRAEVAADLERVYASFPRLAERRRQLAGTLSGGEQQMLALGRAWLRQAELVCIDEPSMGLSPKFVDSVYEILFRWKAAGQTILLVEQNARMALELADRAYVLQHGQLVTEGAAAELAADGAVQRAYLGA, via the coding sequence TTGGCTGACACTCTTTCTATTCATGCGGCGCCGCCGCTGCTCGCCATTGCCGGGCTGGACGTCCACTATGGCGCAGTACAGGCGCTCTTTGGCGTATCGCTGCATGTGCAACGCGGTGAAGTCGTCGCCGTCCTGGGTGGCAACGCCTGCGGCAAGTCCACAACGCTGAAGTCCGTGCTGGGGCTTGTCCGGCCATCTGCCGGTTCCATCCATTTGCGCGGCTTGCCCATACACGGTCAGGCGCCAGCAGATGTCATCGCGCAAGGCGTGGCCAGCGTGCCGGAAGGCAGGCGGGTCTTTCCCGAAATGAGCGTGCAGGAAAACCTGCTGATGGGCGCATGGCCGCGCCGCGCCCAACGCGCCGAGGTGGCCGCCGACCTGGAGCGGGTCTATGCCAGTTTTCCGCGTTTGGCGGAACGCCGCCGCCAACTGGCTGGCACCTTGTCAGGCGGCGAACAGCAGATGCTGGCACTGGGCCGCGCATGGCTACGGCAGGCCGAACTTGTTTGCATCGACGAGCCGTCGATGGGCCTGTCGCCCAAGTTTGTCGATAGCGTGTATGAAATCCTGTTCCGCTGGAAAGCGGCGGGCCAGACGATTCTGCTTGTTGAGCAGAACGCGCGCATGGCGCTGGAATTGGCGGACCGGGCCTACGTGTTGCAGCATGGACAACTGGTTACGGAAGGCGCGGCTGCGGAATTGGCGGCCGATGGCGCGGTGCAGCGGGCGTACTTGGGGGCATGA